A section of the Rattus norvegicus strain BN/NHsdMcwi chromosome 15, GRCr8, whole genome shotgun sequence genome encodes:
- the Or4e1 gene encoding olfactory receptor Olr1644 isoform X1, with protein MRIKTMEKAVLINHTSVTSFRLTGLSANPKVQMAVFFIFLIFYVLTLVGNILIVITIIFDHRLHTPMYFFLSNLSFIDVCHSTVTVPKMLSDTLSEDKLISFDACVVQMFFLHLFACTEIFLLTVMAYDRYVAICKPLQYMTIMNWKVCMLLATALWTGGTIHSISLTSLTIKLPYCGPDEIDNFFCDVPQVIKLACTDTHIIEILIVSNSGLISVVCFVVLVVSYAVILVSLRQKISEGKRKALSTCAAHLTVVTLFLGHCIFIYSRPSTSLPEDKVVSVFFTAVTPLLNPIIYTLRNEDMKSALNKLIRRREK; from the exons ATg AGAATTAAAACAATGGAAAAGGCTGTCCTCATCAACCACACTTCAGTGACATCATTTCGGCTCACAGGTTTATCTGCAAATCCAAAAGTACAGATGGCTGTGTTTTTCatattcctcattttctatgtcCTGACACTGGTTGGTAACATCCTCATTGTCATAACAATCATATTCGACCACCGGCTCCATActcccatgtatttctttctcagcaatcTATCCTTTATTGATGTCTGCCATTCCACTGTCACTGTCCCAAAGATGCTGAGTGACACTTTGTCAGAAGACAAGCTCATCTCTTTTGATGCCTGTGTGGTCCAGATGTTCTTCCTGCATCTCTTTGCCTGCACGGAGATCTTCCTGCTTACTGTCatggcctatgatcgctatgtggccatTTGTAAACCTTTGCAGTATATGACAATAATGAACTGGAAAGTATGTATGTTGCTGGCAACAGCACTATGGACAGGGGGCACCATCCACTCCATATCTCTTACCTCACTCACCATCAAACTTCCCTACTGTGGTCCTGATGAGATTGacaacttcttctgtgatgtaccTCAAGTGATCAAACTGGCTTGCACTGACACCCACATCATCGAGATTCTCATTGTCTCCAACAGTGGGCTGATCTCTGTGGTATGTTTTGTGGTTCTTGTAGTGTCCTATGCCGTCATCCTTGTGAGTCTGAGGCAGAAGATCTCTGAGGGCAAGAGGAAAGCCCTGTCCACCTGTGCAGCCCACCTCACTGTGGTCACTCTGTTTCTGGGACACTGTATCTTCATCTACTCACGCCCATCCACCAGCCTTCCCGAGGACAAGGTTGTATCTGTGTTTTTCACTGCTGTCACCCCTCTACTGAACCCCATAATCTACACTCTTCGGAATGAGGACATGAAGAGTGCCTTGAACAAGTTAATCAGGAggagagaaaagtaa
- the Or4e1 gene encoding olfactory receptor Olr1644, which translates to MEKAVLINHTSVTSFRLTGLSANPKVQMAVFFIFLIFYVLTLVGNILIVITIIFDHRLHTPMYFFLSNLSFIDVCHSTVTVPKMLSDTLSEDKLISFDACVVQMFFLHLFACTEIFLLTVMAYDRYVAICKPLQYMTIMNWKVCMLLATALWTGGTIHSISLTSLTIKLPYCGPDEIDNFFCDVPQVIKLACTDTHIIEILIVSNSGLISVVCFVVLVVSYAVILVSLRQKISEGKRKALSTCAAHLTVVTLFLGHCIFIYSRPSTSLPEDKVVSVFFTAVTPLLNPIIYTLRNEDMKSALNKLIRRREK; encoded by the coding sequence ATGGAAAAGGCTGTCCTCATCAACCACACTTCAGTGACATCATTTCGGCTCACAGGTTTATCTGCAAATCCAAAAGTACAGATGGCTGTGTTTTTCatattcctcattttctatgtcCTGACACTGGTTGGTAACATCCTCATTGTCATAACAATCATATTCGACCACCGGCTCCATActcccatgtatttctttctcagcaatcTATCCTTTATTGATGTCTGCCATTCCACTGTCACTGTCCCAAAGATGCTGAGTGACACTTTGTCAGAAGACAAGCTCATCTCTTTTGATGCCTGTGTGGTCCAGATGTTCTTCCTGCATCTCTTTGCCTGCACGGAGATCTTCCTGCTTACTGTCatggcctatgatcgctatgtggccatTTGTAAACCTTTGCAGTATATGACAATAATGAACTGGAAAGTATGTATGTTGCTGGCAACAGCACTATGGACAGGGGGCACCATCCACTCCATATCTCTTACCTCACTCACCATCAAACTTCCCTACTGTGGTCCTGATGAGATTGacaacttcttctgtgatgtaccTCAAGTGATCAAACTGGCTTGCACTGACACCCACATCATCGAGATTCTCATTGTCTCCAACAGTGGGCTGATCTCTGTGGTATGTTTTGTGGTTCTTGTAGTGTCCTATGCCGTCATCCTTGTGAGTCTGAGGCAGAAGATCTCTGAGGGCAAGAGGAAAGCCCTGTCCACCTGTGCAGCCCACCTCACTGTGGTCACTCTGTTTCTGGGACACTGTATCTTCATCTACTCACGCCCATCCACCAGCCTTCCCGAGGACAAGGTTGTATCTGTGTTTTTCACTGCTGTCACCCCTCTACTGAACCCCATAATCTACACTCTTCGGAATGAGGACATGAAGAGTGCCTTGAACAAGTTAATCAGGAggagagaaaagtaa